The proteins below come from a single Mya arenaria isolate MELC-2E11 chromosome 6, ASM2691426v1 genomic window:
- the LOC128237136 gene encoding uncharacterized protein LOC128237136 → MLHHCESESGDELPAVDITPRTPVVAQPRSARGSRVAIEAFTPRKRTDKTLWQASLGHRDWSSGLLSCKEESCFSIYHVVCCPCLVVGSMLGRLGEPRGAAALPCVWPLLRTKIRTLGGVRGMVLGDCCASACCPCCSLLQMSRELGHMIVQPAQFLAP, encoded by the exons atgctACACCATTGCGAGAGCGAAAGTGGAGATGAATTACCTGCAGTGGACATCACTCCTCGTACGCCTGTGGTTGCGCAGCCACGTTCCGCGCGAGGCTCACGTGTCGCTATTGAAGCGTTTACACCACGAAAACGGACGGATAAAACGCTGTGGCAAGCGTCTCTGGGGCACAGGGACTGGAGTTCCGGTTTGCTGAGCTGTAAAGAGGAGAGCTGcttttcaa TTTATCACGTTGTTTGCTGCCCCTGTCTGGTGGTAGGGTCGATGTTAGGGCGACTCGGGGAGCCGCGTGGAGCCGCCGCTTTACCGTGTGTGTGGCCACTCCTCCGGACCAAGATTAGGACGTTAGGTGGTGTGCGG GGGATGGTGCTAGGCGACTGTTGCGCGAGCGCTTGTTGTCCGTGTTGCTCGCTGTTACAGATGTCACGTGAACTGGGTCACATGATCGTCCAGCCTGCCCAGTTTCTCGCACCATGA